The following coding sequences are from one Spartinivicinus poritis window:
- a CDS encoding L-threonylcarbamoyladenylate synthase: MTADVFQIAVSAMHGGGVVAYPTEAVWGLGCDPWQQPAVEEILKLKQRPMEKGLIMVAADISQIEPLIKAVTAEQLTQLKTSWPGPVTWLMPDPENWVPQWVKGEHSAVAIRVSDHPIVTKLCRLIGKPIISTSANLAGEPELKTEQAVRQQFGDKLDAVVSGELGNQTKPSQIRDLMTNQILR; this comes from the coding sequence ATGACAGCTGATGTATTTCAGATCGCCGTGAGTGCTATGCACGGCGGCGGTGTCGTGGCTTATCCTACTGAAGCAGTTTGGGGACTTGGTTGTGACCCCTGGCAGCAGCCAGCAGTAGAGGAAATCCTTAAGCTGAAACAGCGCCCTATGGAAAAAGGGTTGATTATGGTTGCAGCTGATATAAGTCAGATTGAGCCATTAATTAAGGCTGTGACAGCCGAACAATTGACACAGCTTAAAACAAGTTGGCCTGGCCCTGTCACCTGGCTAATGCCTGATCCAGAGAACTGGGTGCCCCAATGGGTTAAAGGGGAACACAGCGCTGTTGCAATACGGGTAAGTGATCACCCTATTGTAACGAAGCTTTGTCGATTGATAGGAAAGCCAATTATCTCCACTTCAGCTAATTTAGCTGGTGAGCCAGAACTAAAGACTGAGCAGGCAGTTAGGCAACAGTTTGGTGATAAGCTGGATGCAGTTGTTTCTGGAGAGCTGGGTAATCAGACTAAGCCATCGCAGATTAGGGATCTGATGACTAACCAAATATTACGATAA